A portion of the Pithys albifrons albifrons isolate INPA30051 chromosome 1, PitAlb_v1, whole genome shotgun sequence genome contains these proteins:
- the LOC139668648 gene encoding bcl-2-binding component 3, isoforms 3/4-like: MAKMNKATRIALVTGEMRDCMSPVDQRREQTTRELHGGSKRGRMPRPRHRRRRQRPGGHRRLAPIRCRECRGLPRSAPPLRRSSGRGGSPAGGTGRRARTARRGGAPGHGHRGPAAASSPSCGGGGGPGAGKLRHGSGPWGTGVKCPVALQVSDESHPRGRESCGRDAAGAAAPGPEGSVQGQWEPPAAQAARPRQTGTAPAGVFRPAEVFPPRRSPPPPSSSSAAAASCGPPAFRRAGACRACHCAGVRADGVFFPRATPPPALGTSTILTAHRRPTRSRGRRREGRD; the protein is encoded by the coding sequence ATGGCGAAGATGAACAAAGCCACCAGGATAGCCTTGGTCACCGGAGAGATGAGGGACTGCATGTCACCCGTGGACCAACGCCGAGAACAGACGACTCGGGAACTACACGGGGGCAGCAAGCGCGGACGGATGCCGCGGccccgccaccgccgccgccgccagcgACCCGGCGGGCACCGGCGGCTGGCGCCGATCCGGTGTCGGGAGTGCCGGGGGCTGCCTCGCTCAGCGCCCCCGCTGCGACGCTCGAGCGGGCGCGGCGGGTCCCCGGCGGGCGGGACGGGGCGGCGCGCACGGACAGCTCGGCGCGGCGGGGCGCCCGGCCATGGGcaccgcggccccgccgcggctTCAAGCCCGTCCTGCGGCGGCGGAGGGGGGCCGGGCGCCGGCAAACTTAGGCACGGGAGTGGCCCATGGGGGACAGGTGTCAAGTGCCCGGTTGCCCTGCAGGTCTCCGACGAAAGCCATCCACGGGGGAGGGAAAGTTGCGGGCGGGACGCAGCGggcgccgccgcccccggccccgagGGGAGCGTGCAGGGGCAGTGGGAGCCGCCGGCAGCGCAGGCAGCCCGGCCACGGCAGACTGGGACCGCGCCGGCCGGCGTGTTCCGCCCAGCCGAGGTGTTCCCTCCCCGCCGCTCgcccccacctccctcctcctcctccgccgccgccgcctcctgcGGTCCCCCCGCCTTCCGCCGCGCGGGTGCGTGCCGTGCTTGTCACTGTGCCGGGGTGCGAGCGGACGGGGTTTTCTTTCCCCGTGCAACCCCTCCGCCCGCACTTGGCACCTCCACCATCCTTACTGCCCACCGGCGACCGACCAGGAGCAGGGGCCGGCGGCGGGAAGGGCGCGACTGA